Below is a window of Candidatus Syntrophosphaera sp. DNA.
TGGAGTGACAATAAGTATAGCTATCTAATTTGTCAAGAATTATTTGCAGATATCGTAAACTATTTTTCGGGGGAGTTCTACCCCTAGTTTTAGACCTTTTCCAGAGAGTCTATGTGCAAAGGTCTTTGATAGCGTATTGATAATGAGGGCGGCAGGGGAAAGGGTTGAGGGGCAAGGAAAAGAAAGCCCTGGATGAACAAGGGTCAGTATAAGATGTCTATCTTGTTCTCTTATTTGATGATGACCAGCTTTCTGGTGTCGGAGTGGGAAGGAGTGTCCAGCCTGATCAGATAGGTGCCGCTGCCGCAGGGGCTGCCATGGCGGTCTTTGCCGTTCCAGGCGAGTTCGTGGGTTCCCGGGCCGAGCTCAAAGCGCTTCAGTTCCTGGCCGTGGAGGTTGTAGATCCCCAGGCTGCCGGTTTCTCCCTGTTTGACCCAGACCGCGATGGTGGCGGTGGAATCGGTCCGGATGGGATTGGGCCAGGCGCTATGGATCCTGCTCGATTCTGCCGCGGGTATCCCTGTTTCGGGAGCGATTTCGGTGCCGGAAACATAGACGCTCACCGGGCCGTGGAAACTGCTTCCATCCAATTCGATCGCTTCCAGCCAGTAGAAATTGGTCTGGTTCAGTGCCGGGTCCTCGTCCGTGAATTGATAATTGGCAGGCTGGCCGGTGTTGGTGGCGGGGATCATGGGGCCGATCCAGACGGCGCTGGGGAGGTCATCGCTGAGATTGTGGTAGATCCGGTATCCGAGCAGGTTGCTTTCATATTCCGTCTGCCAGGACAGGCTGACCTGGTTTCCGCCGCTTACCTGCGCGTCAAAGTAGTTAAGCAGATAGTTCGCAGGCGGTTGCATGCCGAGGAAATCGACCTCGTAATCGATGGTGATGTCCTGGAAGGTGACGGAATCGGGGAACCAGTTGTCCCAACCTTCCAGATATACGCCGTAAACTCCCGGCGCGAAAGGCAGATTGCCCGGAGCGCCAAAGAGATAGGGGGTGAAAACAGGCGGGTCGATAGGCGCGCCATTGAATAGGATCAGGGCGTGCAGGTCCATTTCCGAGTCGTTGGGAAAGGGATTCTCCGAATCGTAGAGCAGGACGTCAAATGCGTTGATGTGGAAAGTGTACGCGGGCTGGGCGCAGAGCAATCCTGCCCAAAGGATCGCGGCGCAGGTCAAAAGAGCATATTTCATTGCTTCCTCCTCTCTGAAGGCTGGTGAAATAAACCACTGTGTCCGGCAGCGTAAATGCAAGCCGGCAAAC
It encodes the following:
- a CDS encoding T9SS type A sorting domain-containing protein, with the translated sequence MKYALLTCAAILWAGLLCAQPAYTFHINAFDVLLYDSENPFPNDSEMDLHALILFNGAPIDPPVFTPYLFGAPGNLPFAPGVYGVYLEGWDNWFPDSVTFQDITIDYEVDFLGMQPPANYLLNYFDAQVSGGNQVSLSWQTEYESNLLGYRIYHNLSDDLPSAVWIGPMIPATNTGQPANYQFTDEDPALNQTNFYWLEAIELDGSSFHGPVSVYVSGTEIAPETGIPAAESSRIHSAWPNPIRTDSTATIAVWVKQGETGSLGIYNLHGQELKRFELGPGTHELAWNGKDRHGSPCGSGTYLIRLDTPSHSDTRKLVIIK